In the genome of Helicovermis profundi, the window AGGTTCTGGAATATAAAGTTTATTTTGAGTGCTTTGACCAAGTCCAACTCCAAAAATACCCCCTGAACCTAGGGCATATAGAGATTGTGTAACTTGCCATCCTTCTCCAAGTGGATTAGAACCGGGTTTTAGTAAAGTCATCATCCTCTTTAACCTATATTCAGCTGAAAATGCAAATCCAACAATTGCAAGTATTCCAGCAAACATCATAATTCCTAATTGTGAAAGCTTTGCTCCAGAAATAAAAAGCATAGATATAACTATAAGAGAAATGGTAACTGCAGTACTTAAATTTGGTTGAAGCAAAATCAAACAAAAATTTAGGGCAATAATTAAAATATACGGAAGAACACCATTCTTAAAATCTTTTATATTCTCCCCTTTGTTTGACATCGTACTCGCACAAAAAATGATACATGCCAGTTTTGCAAATTCTGATGGCATAAATGTAGTAATACCTACATCTATCCATCTTTTTGCTCCATTTACTTCTATTCCAAGTGGCGTTAATACAACAATCAAGAAAGTAATTGATACAATCATAATTGGTAAAGATAATTTTTTTAACTTCCGATAATCATACAGTGCAAAAAATACCATTAATACTAATCCTACACCCGCAAAAATCAATTCTTTTCTAAAAAACAGAAATTTATCTTTCCAAAGAGAAAGCGCAAAATAATAGCTTGAACTAAAAACCATCATAATTCCAATAAATATTAAAAACATTACTACAATAAATAATACAAAATCAAATGGCTTTTTCATCTTAACCCCTTAAATTACTTACAATTTCTTTAAATTCTTTTCCTCTGTGTTCATAACTTTTGTACATATCCCAACTTGCACAAGCAGGTGATAAGAGAACATTTTCTCCCTTGCTAGCTTTTTTAAACGATTCTTCAATAGCTTCTTTTAAAGTGTCAACTATTATATAATTAGTAAATTCATTCTTTTTAGCAGCTAATGCAATAATATTTTTCGTTTCACCGAAAAGTATTAATTCTTTCACTTTATCATCAAATGATTTAATAAAATCATCAAATTCACTTTTTTTATCCATTCCACCAGCAATTAAAAAAGTTTTACCTTTCATTGCTTGAATAGCTTTTATTGACGCATCAGGATTAGTACCTTTGGAATCATTATAATATGATACCCCATTTATTTTATCAACAAATTCTATTCTATGTTCAACACCTTTAAAAGTTTTAAGAGTATATCTTATAACGTCTAATCCTATACCAGAGTAATAAGAAATTAGAATAGCTGCCATTGCGTTTTCAAGATTATGTTCTCCAAGTATAAATATATCATTTTTATCCATTACGTGCATTGTTTTGCCTTTAGATTTAATAACAATAATATTTCCATCAAGAAAGACTCCGTCATTAACTTTTTCTTTCAAAGAAAAAAACTTTACATTCGAAGATACATTTAATGCAATTTTTCTTGTTATCAAATTATCATAATTCAATACCAAAATATCATTCTTTGACTGATTTAAAAACACATTAGATTTTGCATCAATATAATTTTTCATTGTTTTATGTCTATTTAAATGATCTGGTGTAATATTTAAAATTGCCGCAATATGCGCACTAAAACTTGAAATACTCTCTAGTTGAAAACTGCTTAATTCTGTAATCAAATAATCATCTTTTTTGCAAGAAAGTGCAACAGAAATAGCAGGCACACCAATGTTTCCTACTACATAAGCTTTTTTATGTGCATTTTCAAATATTTCACCAACGAGTGCTGTCGTTGTTGTTTTTCCATTTGTTCCAGTAATACCAATAAAATGCTTGGAAAGAGAGAGTCTATAAGCAAGTTCTATTTCACCAATAACATCTATATTATTTTCTTTAGCTTTTACTATAAATTCTAAATCAGTAGGTACTCCTGGAGAAAGAATCATAGTTCCACAATCCTTTATCTCACTTAGGTTAGGATGTCTGCCAAGAATTTTTTCATCATATAATCCATTAATTGATAAAAGTATTTCTTTTAAACTTTCATCTGTTTTTATATCGTTAATAGTCAAAGAAAATCCAAGTTCTTTTAAAATTTTTAAAGTTGATATACCGCTTTTAGCAATTCCTACAACTAATACTTTTTTCATTTTTCCCCCTAATGAAATAGAACAAAATATCCAATCAGTGATAACAAGACAGAAACAAGCCAAAATACTTTTACAACTTTTGTCTCTTTCCAACCAGATAATTCGAAGTGATGGTGAAGAGGACTCATTTTGAAAATTCTTTTGCCCGTAAGTTTGAAATAACTCACTTGAAGAATAACTGAAAACGTTTCAGCTACAAAAATACCACCAACAATTATCAATATAATTGGCTCTTTTAAAACAATTGATATCGAAGCAATAGCGCCTCCAAGCGCAAGCGAACCAACGTCACCCATAAAAACTTTTGCAGGATATTTATTAAACAATAAAAAGCCTAAACAAGCCCCAGTAATTGAGATAGTTACAAATGATACATGAAATTCACCAAGTTTATAAGCTACTATCGAAAAAAATAAAGTTACTATAATGCTTACTCCACTTGAAAGTCCATCAAGTCCATCCGTTAAGTTTACACTATTACTTACTCCCACTAA includes:
- the mraY gene encoding phospho-N-acetylmuramoyl-pentapeptide-transferase; this encodes MIVESININMFLSFIISFLSAVILAPFIIPLLKKMKFGQSIREEGPKSHQVKTGTPTMGGLIILTAILASFLISLNFSDKTLVIIMGLMFFGLVGFIDDYIKIGLKRNLGLTAKQKILGQLIVSLIIAIYSIKLGTDIHIPFIKHNLDLGIFYIPFIVFLLVGVSNSVNLTDGLDGLSSGVSIIVTLFFSIVAYKLGEFHVSFVTISITGACLGFLLFNKYPAKVFMGDVGSLALGGAIASISIVLKEPIILIIVGGIFVAETFSVILQVSYFKLTGKRIFKMSPLHHHFELSGWKETKVVKVFWLVSVLLSLIGYFVLFH
- the murD gene encoding UDP-N-acetylmuramoyl-L-alanine--D-glutamate ligase, whose amino-acid sequence is MKKVLVVGIAKSGISTLKILKELGFSLTINDIKTDESLKEILLSINGLYDEKILGRHPNLSEIKDCGTMILSPGVPTDLEFIVKAKENNIDVIGEIELAYRLSLSKHFIGITGTNGKTTTTALVGEIFENAHKKAYVVGNIGVPAISVALSCKKDDYLITELSSFQLESISSFSAHIAAILNITPDHLNRHKTMKNYIDAKSNVFLNQSKNDILVLNYDNLITRKIALNVSSNVKFFSLKEKVNDGVFLDGNIIVIKSKGKTMHVMDKNDIFILGEHNLENAMAAILISYYSGIGLDVIRYTLKTFKGVEHRIEFVDKINGVSYYNDSKGTNPDASIKAIQAMKGKTFLIAGGMDKKSEFDDFIKSFDDKVKELILFGETKNIIALAAKKNEFTNYIIVDTLKEAIEESFKKASKGENVLLSPACASWDMYKSYEHRGKEFKEIVSNLRG
- the ftsW gene encoding putative lipid II flippase FtsW codes for the protein MKKPFDFVLFIVVMFLIFIGIMMVFSSSYYFALSLWKDKFLFFRKELIFAGVGLVLMVFFALYDYRKLKKLSLPIMIVSITFLIVVLTPLGIEVNGAKRWIDVGITTFMPSEFAKLACIIFCASTMSNKGENIKDFKNGVLPYILIIALNFCLILLQPNLSTAVTISLIVISMLFISGAKLSQLGIMMFAGILAIVGFAFSAEYRLKRMMTLLKPGSNPLGEGWQVTQSLYALGSGGIFGVGLGQSTQNKLYIPEPQNDFIFATIGEELGFIGVVFVLLLFLILIYRGIKIASTSKDLFGCLLASGISAMIAIQVIVNVGVASAILPATGIALPFISYGGNSLVIMMSSIGILLNISRH